Proteins found in one Tsukamurella paurometabola DSM 20162 genomic segment:
- the xseA gene encoding exodeoxyribonuclease VII large subunit codes for MTTPASPSGGASTAESPWPVRVVSMKVAQWIDRLGEVWVEGQITQLNRRGGGTAFLVLRDPSANVSLQVTCLPAVLDRSEVPLTEGTQVIVRGKFTYWTGRGTLSLRITEIRAVGVGELLARIERLRQLLHAEGLFDPRLKRPLPFLPRTVGLVTARASAAERDVRSIAEDRWPDVKIRAEYSTVQGPTAVPQLVTALRTLDADPDVDVIILARGGGSVEDLLPFSDEALCRAVHAARTPIVSAIGHEPDNPLCDFAADVRAATPTDAAKRVVPDVLAERDRVAELRDRAAAALRGWVSREVRALESLRSRPVFAHPYRLIDDRADDIDRLRRDGRRDVRRLLDREADGVRHLAARLTALGPAATMARGYAVVQKVTPDGENPVVRGIDEIAPGTQLRVRLPDGAARAAVMGVERLATTTEETDE; via the coding sequence GTGACGACTCCCGCTTCGCCGAGCGGCGGCGCTTCGACCGCGGAGTCGCCCTGGCCCGTCCGCGTGGTCTCGATGAAAGTCGCCCAGTGGATCGACCGCCTCGGCGAGGTCTGGGTGGAGGGCCAGATCACCCAGCTCAACCGACGCGGCGGCGGCACCGCGTTCCTGGTGCTGCGCGACCCATCGGCGAACGTCTCGCTTCAAGTCACATGCCTGCCTGCGGTGCTCGACCGCTCCGAGGTACCGCTCACCGAGGGCACCCAGGTGATCGTGCGCGGCAAGTTCACGTACTGGACCGGCCGGGGCACATTGTCGCTGCGGATCACCGAGATCCGTGCGGTGGGCGTGGGCGAGCTGCTCGCCCGCATCGAGCGGCTCCGGCAACTGCTGCACGCGGAGGGCCTGTTCGACCCGCGACTCAAGCGGCCCCTGCCCTTCCTGCCGCGCACCGTCGGGCTGGTGACGGCACGGGCGAGCGCCGCCGAGCGCGACGTCCGGTCCATCGCCGAGGACCGGTGGCCCGATGTGAAGATCCGCGCCGAGTACTCCACCGTGCAGGGCCCGACCGCGGTACCCCAGTTGGTGACGGCGCTGCGCACCCTGGACGCCGACCCCGATGTGGACGTGATCATCCTGGCGCGTGGCGGAGGCAGCGTCGAGGACCTGCTGCCCTTCTCGGACGAAGCGCTGTGCCGCGCCGTGCACGCGGCGCGCACGCCGATCGTCTCGGCGATCGGACACGAGCCCGACAACCCGCTGTGCGACTTCGCCGCCGACGTGCGGGCGGCGACCCCCACCGATGCCGCCAAACGGGTGGTGCCCGATGTGCTCGCCGAGCGCGACCGGGTCGCCGAACTGCGCGATCGCGCCGCTGCGGCACTGCGCGGCTGGGTCTCCCGTGAGGTGCGAGCGCTGGAATCGCTGCGCTCGCGGCCGGTATTCGCGCATCCGTACCGGCTCATCGACGATCGCGCCGACGATATCGACCGGTTGCGGCGCGATGGTCGGCGGGACGTGCGCAGGCTGCTCGACCGGGAGGCCGACGGGGTGCGCCACCTGGCTGCCCGGCTCACCGCGCTGGGACCGGCGGCGACCATGGCCCGTGGCTACGCGGTGGTACAGAAGGTGACCCCCGACGGCGAGAACCCGGTGGTACGCGGCATCGACGAGATCGCGCCCGGCACCCAGCTGCGGGTCCGTCTGCCCGACGGTGCCGCGCGGGCGGCCGTGATGGGTGTGGAAAGACTGGCGACGACGACCGAGGAGACGGACGAGTGA
- a CDS encoding exodeoxyribonuclease VII small subunit, with translation MSDDVTPVAELGYEEARDELAEVVRMLEQGGLDLDESLGLWERGEALAKRCEEHLAGARQRIEKALGEAE, from the coding sequence GTGAGCGACGATGTGACGCCCGTGGCCGAGCTGGGCTACGAGGAGGCCCGGGACGAGCTGGCCGAGGTGGTGCGGATGCTGGAGCAGGGCGGGCTCGATCTGGACGAGTCGCTGGGCCTGTGGGAGCGGGGTGAGGCGCTGGCCAAGCGCTGCGAGGAGCATCTCGCGGGTGCCCGGCAGCGGATCGAGAAGGCGCTCGGCGAAGCCGAGTAG